Proteins from a genomic interval of Crassostrea angulata isolate pt1a10 chromosome 7, ASM2561291v2, whole genome shotgun sequence:
- the LOC128156811 gene encoding 60S ribosomal protein L35-like isoform X1 has translation MAAAKVKAKELRGKKKEDLEKQLDELKQELGTLRVAKVTGGAASKLSKIRVVRKSIARVLTVMHQTQKENLRKYYKSKRLKPTDLRKKKTRAMRRALTPFEKSIKSRKQQRRERLYPMRKFAVKQ, from the exons ATGGCCGCG GCAAAGGTAAAGGCCAAGGAACTCCGTGGCAAGAAGAAGGAGGATTTGGAAAAGCAGTTGGATGAACTTAAACAG gAACTGGGTACACTGAGAGTTGCCAAGGTAACTGGTGGTGCAGCatcaaaactgtcaaaaat tCGTGTGGTAAGAAAATCCATTGCTCGAGTGTTGACAGTGATGCACCAGACCCAGAAAGAAAACTTGAGGAAATATTACAAATCTAAGCGCTTAAAGCCCACAGACCTCCGCAAAAAGAAGACTCGCGCCATGAGAAGGGCCCTGACACCTTTCGAAAAGTCCATCAAGTCACGAAAACAGCAGCGCAGAGAAAGACTCTACCCCATGAGAAAGTTTGCTGTTAAACAATAA
- the LOC128156811 gene encoding 60S ribosomal protein L35-like isoform X2, which produces MAKVKAKELRGKKKEDLEKQLDELKQELGTLRVAKVTGGAASKLSKIRVVRKSIARVLTVMHQTQKENLRKYYKSKRLKPTDLRKKKTRAMRRALTPFEKSIKSRKQQRRERLYPMRKFAVKQ; this is translated from the exons ATG GCAAAGGTAAAGGCCAAGGAACTCCGTGGCAAGAAGAAGGAGGATTTGGAAAAGCAGTTGGATGAACTTAAACAG gAACTGGGTACACTGAGAGTTGCCAAGGTAACTGGTGGTGCAGCatcaaaactgtcaaaaat tCGTGTGGTAAGAAAATCCATTGCTCGAGTGTTGACAGTGATGCACCAGACCCAGAAAGAAAACTTGAGGAAATATTACAAATCTAAGCGCTTAAAGCCCACAGACCTCCGCAAAAAGAAGACTCGCGCCATGAGAAGGGCCCTGACACCTTTCGAAAAGTCCATCAAGTCACGAAAACAGCAGCGCAGAGAAAGACTCTACCCCATGAGAAAGTTTGCTGTTAAACAATAA
- the LOC128157294 gene encoding actin-related protein 2/3 complex subunit 5-C-like gives MAKNTGASKFRKVNVDEYDEENFQDNEDSDVGVVGPNENEVTNFLNQSKNVEALKAVLQNPLQGCKDKRLKDKVVQLVVRVLTAFKASDIEKGVNALDSQTLDILMKYIYRGFEFPSEGSSAALLSWHEKVYAKGGPGCIIRVLTDRKSV, from the exons atggcAAAAAACACTGGTGCCAGTAAGTTTAGAAAAGTAAATGTTGATGAATACGACGAAGAAAACTTTCAGGACAATGAAGATTCAGATGTCGGTGTAGTTGGTCCAAATGAAAACGAAGTTACCAACTTTTTAAACCAAT CTAAAAATGTGGAGGCACTGAAGGCTGTTTTGCAAAATCCCCTGCAGGGTTGCAAAGACAAAAGACTAAAG GACAAAGTTGTACAGCTTGTAGTTCGAGTGCTGACTGCATTCAAAGCCAGTGACATAGAGAAAGGAGTGAATGCCCTTGACAGTCAAACACTGGACattctaatgaaatatatttatagaggATTTGAATTTCCATCAGAAGGGAGTAGTGCTGCTCTTCTCTCATGGCATGAAAAG GTGTATGCCAAAGGTGGCCCTGGCTGCATCATCCGTGTCCTGACCGACAGAAAAAGTGTGTGA